From bacterium, the proteins below share one genomic window:
- the rseP gene encoding RIP metalloprotease RseP → MLTSIIGAIFVLSFCIFVHELGHFIAAIISKIKVKKFSIGFGRKLLGFKRNDCEYQIAIIPFGGYVKMEGDSPNERTGKEGEFYSKPISSRIFVVLSGVFMNLFFGWFLFFIIFTFGSPSILPIVGGVIKGSPAEKEGIIKGDEIVKIENTAIDEWKDVVKKIAISPKKTYKFEIMRNGKVIKKNITIEAMDGGMGYIGISPWLAPRIGGFLKGFPGEKSKLLKGDLIKEINGKEIFNWEDVVDVIYKSPGIPCSLKVERENKIFSLTIIPIQKVIGTQTIGMIGIEPSFYITKRYNPIIASYKALLEAYDLISLNIVGIYKMIRGDISPKMVSGPIGILQMASKTAHEGFVHLLRFTALMNVCLVIVNLLPIPIADGCLVLFFFIEGIRRKPFSEAFYERANQVGFGIIILILFFASMNDITRIFEGFK, encoded by the coding sequence ATGCTTACATCAATAATAGGAGCTATTTTTGTTTTGTCTTTCTGCATCTTTGTCCATGAGCTTGGACATTTTATCGCTGCAATTATCAGTAAGATAAAGGTAAAAAAATTCTCCATTGGGTTTGGAAGGAAATTGCTTGGATTTAAGAGGAATGATTGTGAATATCAGATAGCCATTATTCCATTTGGTGGATATGTTAAGATGGAGGGAGACTCTCCAAATGAAAGAACAGGGAAAGAAGGCGAATTTTACTCAAAGCCTATTTCTTCCAGGATATTTGTAGTTTTAAGCGGTGTTTTTATGAACCTATTCTTTGGATGGTTTTTGTTCTTCATCATATTTACCTTTGGTTCTCCCTCAATTTTACCCATTGTTGGAGGGGTAATTAAAGGCTCTCCCGCAGAAAAAGAGGGAATAATAAAAGGCGATGAAATTGTAAAAATAGAAAATACAGCCATTGATGAATGGAAGGATGTGGTAAAAAAGATTGCGATTAGTCCAAAGAAAACATATAAATTTGAGATTATGAGAAATGGCAAGGTAATAAAAAAGAATATCACAATAGAAGCTATGGATGGAGGGATGGGCTATATTGGGATTTCTCCCTGGCTTGCCCCAAGAATAGGTGGTTTTCTTAAAGGGTTTCCAGGGGAAAAATCAAAACTTTTAAAGGGTGATTTAATAAAAGAAATAAATGGAAAGGAAATCTTTAATTGGGAAGATGTTGTTGATGTAATCTATAAAAGTCCAGGAATTCCTTGTTCTTTGAAGGTAGAGAGGGAAAATAAAATTTTCTCCTTAACAATTATTCCAATACAGAAGGTAATTGGCACGCAAACCATTGGTATGATAGGGATTGAGCCCTCGTTTTATATAACAAAAAGATACAATCCAATAATTGCCTCCTATAAGGCATTGCTTGAGGCATATGACCTCATTTCTTTAAACATTGTTGGAATATATAAGATGATAAGGGGAGATATATCACCAAAAATGGTATCAGGTCCCATTGGAATCCTTCAAATGGCTTCCAAAACAGCCCATGAAGGCTTTGTTCATCTTTTGCGATTTACAGCCCTAATGAATGTTTGTCTTGTTATTGTTAATCTTCTTCCCATTCCTATTGCAGACGGTTGCCTTGTTTTATTTTTTTTCATTGAGGGGATAAGGAGAAAGCC
- the dxr gene encoding 1-deoxy-D-xylulose-5-phosphate reductoisomerase: MNIVVLGATGSIGGCSLRVIRSLGFKILGISGGKNIDLLEAEARKYLPLVVAIADENKFFELKDRLKDLPCKVLGGQSGILELASLKEADRVIIAISGAASLLPTLYAIRAGKDVCLASKEAFVLAGEILKKEALKRNTSIIPIDSEHSAIFQCIYGNEKPERIILTASGGPFLNRETLNDITPEEALAHPIWMMGRRITIDSSTLMNKAFEIIEASYLFDIDVEKIDVVIHPESIIHSMVEFSDGSVLAQMSVPDMSLPIAYSLTFPKRGKRMVSSLNLSKIGSLSFKKPDLERFPSIEFGFNAKRIGGTMPSVLNAADEVCVENFLEKKISFNKIFENVKKTLESHIPKKDPTIDEILEADAWARNYVKCLHQ; encoded by the coding sequence GTGAATATTGTGGTTTTGGGTGCAACAGGTTCAATTGGAGGATGCTCTCTTCGTGTTATTCGGTCTTTAGGTTTTAAGATTCTTGGAATATCGGGTGGAAAGAATATAGACCTTCTTGAGGCAGAGGCAAGAAAGTATTTGCCTTTGGTTGTTGCAATTGCTGACGAAAATAAATTTTTTGAGCTTAAAGATAGGCTAAAAGACCTGCCTTGTAAGGTATTGGGTGGACAAAGCGGAATCCTTGAGCTTGCAAGCCTTAAAGAAGCGGATAGGGTGATTATAGCTATATCTGGTGCAGCATCTTTGCTCCCAACCCTTTATGCTATAAGGGCTGGGAAAGATGTTTGTCTTGCCTCAAAGGAGGCATTTGTTTTAGCAGGCGAGATTTTAAAAAAAGAGGCTCTTAAAAGAAATACCTCAATAATCCCGATTGATTCTGAACACTCTGCTATATTTCAGTGTATATATGGCAATGAAAAGCCAGAGAGGATAATCCTTACAGCATCGGGTGGCCCATTTCTTAACAGAGAGACCCTGAATGATATTACACCAGAGGAGGCTTTGGCACATCCAATATGGATGATGGGAAGAAGGATTACAATTGATTCTTCCACATTGATGAACAAGGCATTTGAGATTATTGAAGCATCATATTTATTTGATATAGATGTTGAGAAGATAGATGTTGTAATACATCCCGAATCCATTATTCATTCTATGGTTGAGTTTTCTGATGGCTCTGTTTTGGCACAAATGTCTGTTCCAGATATGAGCCTACCAATAGCCTATAGCCTTACCTTTCCAAAAAGAGGGAAAAGGATGGTAAGTTCACTTAATCTTTCTAAAATAGGCTCTTTGTCATTTAAAAAGCCTGATTTAGAAAGGTTTCCTTCTATTGAATTTGGGTTTAATGCAAAAAGAATAGGAGGAACAATGCCGTCTGTCTTAAATGCTGCGGATGAGGTTTGCGTAGAAAATTTTTTAGAAAAGAAAATTTCATTTAATAAAATCTTTGAGAATGTTAAAAAAACGCTTGAGAGCCATATCCCAAAAAAAGACCCAACAATTGATGAAATTTTGGAGGCAGATGCCTGGGCAAGGAATTATGTAAAATGCTTACATCAATAA